A segment of the Georgenia sp. M64 genome:
CTCACCGCCGAGGGCCGCTCCCGGGTCGACGCGGCGATGTCCGCGCTCCTGGCGTCCGAGCGAGAGCTCCTCGCCGGGCTGTCCGCGGAGGACCACGACCGGCTGCGCGACCTGCTGCGCGCGGTCCTGCTGCCCTTCGACCGCGGCCCCGTCCCGCCGGCACGGCCCGGCGGCCCGTCCGTCTGACCGGGCCCGCGGCCCGTCCTGGCGGGTGCTACCCCGCCGCCTCGGCGGCGAGCAGCCACTCCTCCTCGAGGCTCTCGTGCTCGGCCTCGGCCGCCCGCGTCTCGGCGGAGAGGGTGGTCAGCCCGTCGACGTCGCCCGCGGCCGAGGCGGCGGCGAGCCGGTGGTGCAGGTCGTCGATGCGCGCGGACACCTTCGCGAGCTGGCGCTCGAGCCGTGCCATCTCCTTGCGGGCGGCCCGCTGCTCCGCGGGCGTGAGGCCGCCGGCGCCGGTGTCGCTCCCGGCGGTGCGGTCCTCGGCGACCGGGGCCGGCGCCGCGGCCGACTGCCGCTCGAGCCGGTGGCGCAGCTGCAGGTACTGGTCGATGCCGCCCGGCAGGTCGCGGACCGAGCCGTCGCCGAGCAGCGCGACCTGGTGGTCGGTGACCCGCTCGAGGAGGTAGCGGTCGTGGCTGACGACGACGAGGGTCCCCGGCCACCCGTCGAGGAGGTCCTCGACGGCGGCGAGGGTGTCGGTGTCGAGGTCGTTGGTGGGCTCGTCGAGCAGGAGCACGTTGGGCTCGGCGACGAGCAGCCGGAGCAGCTGCAGGCGCCGCCGTTCCCCGCCCGAGAGGTCGGCGACGCGCGTCCAGGCGCGTTCACGGGTGAAGCCCAGGCGCTCGACGAGCTGGCCGGCGGTCAGCTCCTTCCCGCCGACCTCGACCCGGCCGCGGACCTCCTCGACCGCCTCGATGACCCGCAGGTGCGCGACGTCGTCGAGCTCGCGGGTCTCCTGCGACAGCTGGGAGACCTGCACCGTCTTGCCACGCCGCACCCGGCCCGCCGTGGGGTGCTGGGTCCCGGCGAGCAGGCGCAGCAGCGTGGACTTGCCGGCGCCGTTGACCCCGACGACGCCCACCCGCTCCCCCGGCGCGAGGCGCCAGGTGACGTGGTCGAGCACGACGCGCGTGCCGGTGCCGGTGCCGGTGCCGGTGCCGGTGCCGGTGCCGGTGCCGACATCCTCGCCCGGGCGCAGCGGGTAGGTGACGGTGACGTCCTCGAGGTCGAGGACGTCCTTGCCCAGCCGGGCGGTGGCCAGCCGGGTCAGCTCGAGGGGGTCGCGCGGGGGCGGCTCGTCGGCGATGAGCGCGGCGGCGGCGTCCAGCCGGAACTTCGGCTTCGAGGTCCGCGCCGGCGCACCGCGGCGCAGCCAGGCGAGCTCCTTGCGCACGAGGTTGACGCGCTTGTCCTCCATGACGGCGGCGGTGCGGGCCCGTTCGGCGCGCGCGAGCATGTACGCGGCGTACCCGCCGTCGTAGGTCTCGACCCGGCCGGCGACGGGCGAGCGACCGCCCGCGCCGTCGTGGCCGGGCACGACCTCCCAGACCCGGGTGCAGACGGCGTCGAGGAACCACCGGTCGTGGGTGACGACCACGAGGGCACCGGTGCCGCGCGAGTACCGCTCCTGCACGTGCCGGGCGAGCCAGTCCACGCCCTCGACGTCGAGGTGGTTGGTCGGCTCGTCGAGGATGAGGACCTCGGCCGGGGTGGTCAGGACGCGGGCCAGGGCCACCCGCCGCCGCTGGCCGCCGGAGAGGGTGCCGACGTCGGCGTCGAGCCCGACGTCGGCGAGGAGGCCCTCGTGGATGTCGCGGACGGACGCCTGGGAGGCCCAGACGTGCTCGTCGACGCCGGGGTGGACGACGTCACGCACGCGGGTGCCGGGCGTCAGGTCGTCGGCCTGGACCAGGACGACCACGCGGGTGCCGCCCGCGCGGGTGACCCGGCCGGTGTCCGGGGTCGTCTCCCCTGCCAGGACGCGCAGCAGGGTGGACTTCCCCGCGCCGTTGCGCCCGAGCACCCCCACGAGCATCCCGTCGTCCAGGCCCAGCGTGATGTCGCCGAGCAGCGGGCGCGAGCCCACGACGACGCCCACGCCCTCGATCCCGAGCAGG
Coding sequences within it:
- a CDS encoding ABC-F family ATP-binding cassette domain-containing protein, which gives rise to MAHLLGIEGVGVVVGSRPLLGDITLGLDDGMLVGVLGRNGAGKSTLLRVLAGETTPDTGRVTRAGGTRVVVLVQADDLTPGTRVRDVVHPGVDEHVWASQASVRDIHEGLLADVGLDADVGTLSGGQRRRVALARVLTTPAEVLILDEPTNHLDVEGVDWLARHVQERYSRGTGALVVVTHDRWFLDAVCTRVWEVVPGHDGAGGRSPVAGRVETYDGGYAAYMLARAERARTAAVMEDKRVNLVRKELAWLRRGAPARTSKPKFRLDAAAALIADEPPPRDPLELTRLATARLGKDVLDLEDVTVTYPLRPGEDVGTGTGTGTGTGTGTGTRVVLDHVTWRLAPGERVGVVGVNGAGKSTLLRLLAGTQHPTAGRVRRGKTVQVSQLSQETRELDDVAHLRVIEAVEEVRGRVEVGGKELTAGQLVERLGFTRERAWTRVADLSGGERRRLQLLRLLVAEPNVLLLDEPTNDLDTDTLAAVEDLLDGWPGTLVVVSHDRYLLERVTDHQVALLGDGSVRDLPGGIDQYLQLRHRLERQSAAAPAPVAEDRTAGSDTGAGGLTPAEQRAARKEMARLERQLAKVSARIDDLHHRLAAASAAGDVDGLTTLSAETRAAEAEHESLEEEWLLAAEAAG